One region of Armigeres subalbatus isolate Guangzhou_Male chromosome 3, GZ_Asu_2, whole genome shotgun sequence genomic DNA includes:
- the LOC134222764 gene encoding uncharacterized protein LOC134222764, with protein sequence MCADRIFFLALDETKIMNTNDKYQSLVGALLFVAVCTRPDLAITASILGRKVSKPTESDWTEAKRALRYLKETSKLKLKLGGCGDIKGYADADWAGDRSDRKSNSGFLFMLGNGTISWTARKQECVTLSSTEAEYVALAEASKELIWIFKLMRELGEDIQQPAIIHEDNQSCISMLSTEGDNRRTKHIDTKYNFVRDLVKTGVLKVKYCPTEEMLADMLTKPLGRVKLHKMREQIGLH encoded by the coding sequence ATGTGTGCCGACCGGATTTTCTTCCTAGCACTGGATGAAACCAAAATAATGAACACCAACGACAAGTATCAGAGTCTGGTAGGCGCTTTGCTCTTCGTCGCCGTATGCACTCGGCCGGATCTGGCTATTACAGCGTCCATCCTAGGTCGTAAAGTTAGTAAGCCTACAGAGAGCGATTGGACAGAAGCAAAAAGGGCATTGCGTTATTTGAAAGAAACTTCGAAACTAAAACTAAAGCTAGGTGGTTGTGGTGACATCAAAGGATACGCGGATGCAGATTGGGCCGGTGATCGTTCAGACAGGAAGTCTAACTCGGGATTTTTGTTTATGCTTGGCAACGGTACGATTAGCTGGACAGCACGGAAACAAGAGTGCGTAACATTATCGTCCACCGAGGCGGAATACGTTGCACTGGCAGAAGCGAGCAAGGAGTTAATCTGGATTTTTAAACTGATGCGAGAACTTGGCGAAGACATCCAGCAACCAGCGATCATCCACGAAGATAACCAGAGCTGTATAAGTATGCTAAGCACTGAAGGCGACAATAGACGAACAAAGCATATTGACACGAAGTACaattttgttcgagatttgGTAAAAACTGGAGTCTTGAAGGTCAAGTATTGTCCGACGGAGGAAATGTTGGCAGACATGCTGACAAAACCCCTTGGCCGTGTCAAGCTACACAAGATGAGAGAACAGATTGGCCTGCACTAG
- the LOC134225809 gene encoding protein LTO1 homolog, with the protein MSTSDGVDINDVFDDLLLVEERLSEESYQRGLEAGAKQGNVDAYHFGYHRGAEVGSELGFYYGVLCAQEGNLAEETETPSKGELLLKELKKEIEEFPTVNDLEVDLLGRLLKLRNKYKKLCVLLKISAKYVKPNELSF; encoded by the exons ATGAGCA CCAGTGACGGAGTCGATATCAACGACGTGTTCGATGATTTGCTGCTAGTGGAGGAACGTCTCTCGGAGGAAAGTTACCAACGGGGGCTGGAGGCGGGCGCCAAGCAGGGAAACGTTGACGCCTACCATTTCGGTTATCACCGCGGGGCGGAGGTTGGTTCCGAGTTGGGATTCTATTACGGAGTGCTTTGCGCCCAAGAGGGAAATTTGGCAGAAGAAACGGAAACACCAAGCAAGGGCGAACTTTTGCTCAAGGAGTTAAAAAaagaaattgaagaatttccgacCGTGAACGATCTGGAGGTTGATCTGCTGGGGCGGTTGCTGAAGCTGAGAAACAAGTATAAAAAGTTGTGTGTGCTATTGAAGATATCTGCGAAGTACGTTAAACCGAATGAGCTTTCGTTCTAA
- the LOC134225807 gene encoding probable methyltransferase-like protein 25, with protein MDVVRGQLERLVEVLEPQMEFLNCHMVDYLVKGHWRTYIPGDIRKELNGVSDLLGAKEVFWSQFDSKTQVSYKFPALIEHLENMKSYKLDALPDVTITLDQLRMAFNASLKETRLKMPELMSVKKCHEVEIASGVVASLCTVIAGKILDDDLSKVAVVDAGDGKGYLSSRVALEHGIKVLGIDSNEGHTASAEKRRDKLKKKVRKAVQKADLTNDEYFNDLLENGVNVEPNYRTTTKLIDFDTNLIEMVKEQFPDSEATQFCLAGLHTCGNLGPNCLRLFHQNPHIKALCNVGCCYHLLIEEFIVDRYYNQDKVKDNPGVGFPMSDFLRAKKFYLGRNARNVAAESIDRSAFNRENPSDKLGYRAMLEIVLQQLGAEVNTQVGKIKCSNFVDYSRKSLGRLNVDSSGISDEFLNDLENKFHVELEQLKVFYLYRMTYAPILEAVILLDRLLFLKECGYKNSFLVKLFDPVVSPRCYSILAFK; from the exons ATGGACGTGGTACGAGGGCAACTGGAGCGGCTGGTGGAAGTTTTGGAACCGCAGATGGAGTTTCTGAACTGCCACATGGTAGATTATTTGGTTAAGGGTCATTGGAGGACGTACATTCCTGGGGATATACGAAAGGAGTTAAATGGAGTATCTGACCTGTTGGGAGCTAAGGAGGTTTTCTGGAGTCAGTTTGATTCAAAAACGCAAGTATCCTACAAATTTCCAGCCTTAATTGAGCATCTGGAAAATATGAAAAGCTACAAACTGGATGCCTTACCGGATGTGACAATAACATTGGATCAGCTGAGAATGGCTTTCAATGCTAGTTTGAAAGAGACACGACTTAAAATGCCCGAGCTTATGAGTGTAAAGAAGTGTCACGAAGTGGAAATTGCTTCGGGAGTGGTAGCGTCGCTTTGTACGGTGATTGCTGGCAAGATCTTGGATGATGATTTGAGCAAGGTGGCAGTAGTTGACGCCGGTGATGGAAAAGGATATCTTTCGTCCAGGGTTgcattggaacatggaattaaAGTGCTAGGGATTGATTCCAATGAGGGTCATACTGCTAGTGCGGAAAAGCGTAGGGATAAATTGAAG AAAAAAGTCCGAAAAGCCGTTCAGAAAGCAGATCTGACCAACGACGAGTATTTCAACGATTTATTGGAAAATGGTGTCAATGTAGAACCAAATTACAGGACCACCACCAAGCTGATCGATTTCGATACCAATTTAATTGAGATGGTAAAGGAACAATTTCCGGACTCCGAAGCGACCCAGTTCTGCCTCGCTGGCTTGCACACCTGTGGCAATCTGGGACCGAATTGCTTGCGGTTGTTCCATCAAAATCCGCACATCAAAGCCCTGTGCAATGTAGGCTGTTGCTATCATCTGCTCATCGAGGAGTTCATCGTGGACCGGTACTACAATCAAGACAAGGTGAAGGACAACCCGGGTGTGGGGTTCCCAATGAGTGACTTTCTGCGAGCGAAGAAATTTTATCTGGGTAGGAATGCGAGAAATGTGGCCGCGGAATCGATCGATCGGTCGGCTTTCAATCGGGAGAATCCGAGTGATAAGTTGGGGTATCGGGCGATGCTGGAAATTGTGCTGCAGCAGTTGGGAGCCGAAGTGAACACGCAGGTGGGTAAGAtaaaatgttcgaattttgTAGATTATTCGAGGAAGTCTTTGGGCAGGCTGAATGTGGATAGTTCAGGAATTTCGGACGAGTTTTTGAATGATTTGGAAAACAAGTTTCATGTAGAGTTGGAGCAATTGAAAGTATTTTATCTCTATCGAATGACGTATGCCCCAATCTTAGAAGCAGTAATTCTCTTGGACCGTCTCCTTTTTCTGAAGGAGTGTGGATACAAAAATAGCTTCTTGGTAAAGTTGTTTGATCCGGTAGTGTCACCTCGCTGTTACTCCATTTTAGCGTTTAAATAA